In a genomic window of Piliocolobus tephrosceles isolate RC106 chromosome 1, ASM277652v3, whole genome shotgun sequence:
- the LOC111543562 gene encoding late cornified envelope protein 3D, with the protein MSCQQNQQQCTPPPKCPSPKCPPKSPAQCLPPASSGCAPSSGGCGPSSEGGCCLSHHRRHHRCRRQRSNSCDRGSGQQGGGSGCGHGSGGCC; encoded by the coding sequence ATGTCCTGCCAGCAGAACCAGCAGCAGTGCACACCCCCACCCAAGTGCCCCTCACCCAAGTGTCCCCCAAAGAGCCCAGCACAATGTCTGCCTCCAGCTTCCTCTGGCTGTGCCCCAAGCTCCGGGGGCTGCGGTCCCAGCTCCGAGGGTGGCTGCTGCCTGAGCCACCACAGGCGCCACCACCGATGCCGGCGCCAGAGGTCCAACTCCTGTGACAGGGGCAGTGGTCAGCAAGGCGGGGGCTCCGGCTGCGgccatggttctggaggctgctGCTGA